A stretch of DNA from Vanacampus margaritifer isolate UIUO_Vmar chromosome 1, RoL_Vmar_1.0, whole genome shotgun sequence:
cagtctgtttcatgtttgaacagcactgaaataaaatattaaggcttaatgttccattaatataacattcttccatgcttaatgtgtgaatcctaaccctaagtaagacgttttgttgaatatttccataaaaaattgattcaaatcgatttgagaattgtgtACTGTaagatcgcgatatattgccaaatcattttttttctaacacccctattatatactgtatacgcGTGTCCATGTGTCCTTTTTCCAGAGTACTTCAGTCCACATGTGGGAGAGTACATCAACGTGCTGTCTGCGCTTGAGAAGCTAAATGTGGCGATTTTAAAGGCAATGGATAAAACTAAAGAGGTGGGTGACTTTGAACTTTGCACTCATTATAATTGTTTGTGCATACCGTATGGCAAATGGAGTACATAGCATGCGCTTTACAAAGgctcacattcacacaacaATGGGAGGCTGCTGCCATGTCCAGGTTCAATATCTTGCTCAAGGTCGAAGATCAAATCCACAATTTTggggttgggagacgaccactctaccactgatccatgCCACCCTAGACTGAATCATTGGTGATAATGAACGACGCAACCATAGGTCGGGTCATTATTTCCCTCCATACTGTATCTTTAATTCTTcaagagatttttttaaaaagttctgCTTCAAactttaaattataattttagtGACTATTTTAATGGGATGGTGGAATCTGCTGTCAACTTGGTTTTCTTTATTCAGTAGACTAGTCTGCTGAACTAATAAAGTCACACTGGAGCAGACATGatattttctgtaaaatactgtgtacaaattaaaatatttacaagTAAGGAAACAAATGGAAATATTTAGGAAACCGATCATATAAACATGCAACACTTTCAAAGAACTTAGACTGAAACAAAATCAATAGCGCAGCACTCTTGTCCTCCTTACCTAGCGCAAAGCTATGTTcattacacacatttttttttcactcattgCCAGAGGGTGCGGATCATGCATGCATCATGCAGCACTAGTGTGCTGTATTCTCTGCACCACAGTCGTAATGACATTAACAAAAGATGACAAAGTTCCGActcatgcacaaacacacaatcacTAAATGGGTTGCGAGAGTAATGTTGGAATATAtgaattaggggtgtgcccaaaaatcaattctcataagaatcgagattttcatttagtacgattcagaatcgatttaatttcaattattttatactgtcttgcctttgtctgtgtgggcctttatttggagcgctgttcatgttgtatccgatttggccacttaggggcagtgtggttccacgcggtctgatacactgttaagttgtagccacattagagagtagaaggaaaaagtcatgatcaagttattccaataaaagtttttttttttttgcagtgtggagccattcttttgagtgataaaagtggcgcgagtagcgcgctaattagcattagcgggtcagactggagtagatcattacaattccttgcacatctatagattgaagcaaaaatcattgtcaatcaaatcattttgaatcaaaaatcgaaaatcaattctgaaccgaatcgcagacccaaaaatcggaatcgaatcgtgagacattcaaagattcccacaaCTAATATGAATAAATTTTTTAGGTCCGATCAATCTTGCACCGCAACAATTAGGACTTTATTCTCTTAAAGATTCAAGCTTGTTTTGTGATATTATTTCTTTCAAGTATATTCTTGTAATAATACTTCATCCCACTACTTTGCATTACTTAATTCTGattatattttcaattttttattttattttccgtTTCGTTTTACTACTCCTTCGAGCAGCCTTCATCCACCACCATCATCTGCCTGCCTCACTTTTTGTTTGCTACCTTGTCCTTGAACTATTTGAGGCTTTATCACATCATTTTCTTCCTGTCAGTGATATTAGCTAAAGACTTCTTTCATCCTAGCAATATGTTCCCAGTGTAGTGTGTAATGGCCTTCAGCATTGAGCGTTGCGATATGGATTTCAGTCTCAATTTTAGCAGATAGATTgtaaacagaaaaaagaaaaatattgactGTATTGTTGCAACTCGTCTTGTCTGGAGGAACAAGGATTTAGTACTGCTGATGATGCATTGCCGCTGCTGTGAAGGTTAAGGCTTTTTGTCATGGAGCAAGAGACGATTTCAGCTGACTTTGAGGCAAAGGCACATCACAGATGGGTCATCAGTCAAGCACATGAAGATTAACACCAGAGAGGAGGCTGGTGtactcaaacaaaaacaaaaacattcaaatccaaaactgaatggactgtgaggcagatgtgctagcAACCATAATAAAGCTGCTGTATTAAGAGTGATGATGCCAATTCTTTATCGAAcccttttcttcatttttcacTTCCCCCTCGCAGGAGTATCAGGGCTCCTCTGTGCTAGGCCAGTTTGTGACGCGCTTCCTGCTCAGGGAGACCTCCACCCAGCTGCAGTCCCTGCAATCATCACTAGACTGCGCTATGGAGGCAGTCCATGACCAAGGCTGCACAGGCAGAAGATCAGTGAAGAAGCCCGAGGACCTGCCCATCCAGAGGCTCTCCAAACGTCCGGGCCGACGCATCCAGAAGAACATGTGTCTCTCCCCTACGGACCCTTACTCTGGAATGCTGACCACAGGTGGGTACCACCACCCCCCCATTAAGATGTGCAACtaccctgatttgttggaatttggatgtttctggggttggtgaaggactctggttggtggcctggtgggtggtgggtggtgtctggtcggtgctggatttcactttcctttcttttctttggtccttcctcgggtctcctgacggcctcatggctctggctgggttctgaagtgttcggtttaggtgaacggtatgggattttttaataggttttaggtgaactaatgaatacacactcacacgcacgcacacacacacacacatgcacatacaaaataaaaattaaaaattaaaaaaataaaatattttttttttttaaaaaagagagagcaatgatgatgacatgtcaaattggtcaaattaccgaatgaacaatactgagctctccagaaaaaaaaaaaggatgtgcaACTACAGGGGAAACTAATAAGAATACTTAATTCAGTGTTGAACTGTGTTGATGTTGTGTTTCAGGGGTCAGCGTGGAGTCTGACTACCATTGGGGATCCCAGGTCGACCAATTGGAGCAGCTCTTAGACAAGCTGGAGTGTGAGGTTTGTATGGAATTACAATGTGGATTGCATGCAAATTCTCCTATAATTCCTTATCTTTactatgtgcattttttttttcatgaacccTGGTTAACACTtaaggattttttaaatattaaaagatttttttttttaactttgttagACCTCACACATAAAGATAGAAAATTGGGCATTTAACAGTTTTGGTCGTATTGTGTGCGGGGTACTCCCGCGTGACTTCACAAAGACGAAGACGACCAGGCACTTCCGGGTATGCGCTGATGTTTGCCGAATGTGTCCGAAGGGACAGGAGACGAGGGCAGTTTAAATAGTGTTCATGTCTGCAAGGAAATAATTGCGTttatacaaaaatgacattagGTAGGCAAATAggctgttgtaaaaaaaaaaaaaaaactaacacagAAAGCGGGGCTCGAACCCGTGACCACACGCTTGCGGGGTAAAAGCACTAACATCCATCCACACAGTACGGCGCAATTTTATGAGCAGAAATGCTACCTGTAGTCGTCACGCAATTTACGGCAAAGGAGCCTGGTTCCTTGTTGTAACCACTTGGTATTCATAAAATGGTTGGATGAACTTCAGGTAtgtgatattaactcattcactgccattgacggctatagacgtcaaaaatttatttgaactatttctattagtttaacattttttctacttttgttaacaagcgtataaaaaacatttttttgttgtacatttagaacagatataaaatgtgtgattaattgtgagttaactagtaaagacgtgattaattgcgataaaaaaattgaatggcCCGACGCCCCGATTTTTTTATAATCTCTATGTCGcgttattaattgtaattaatcgcatgacttcaatagttaactcacgattaaaaaatctaggtttttatactcttgttaacaaaagtggaaaaaaaatgtttaactcatagaaatagttcaaatgaatttttgacgtttataaccgtcaatggcagtgaatgaacaTATGTTTTATGTACGAGCGCTCGTTCGTCATGTCAGAAAGCTTCTTTGTTTGGCTACATTCCGTTCACGTCACAGTCTGCGGAGTCAGCTGGCTCGGGAGAACCTCGTTATCCCCCAAGATTTTCGTCGTAAATATTAAACATGTTCATTATTTAAGATTATCGGCCCCAGCAGGTTTTGGATCCAATTATCGGGACAAATCAGCTTAGCACAGCTCACACGCAAAGGTAATCTtataagcagggttgggagggttacttttataatgtaatccattacagttacaagttacctgctaaaaaatgtagttagtaacgtaatccaagtaccataatattaaagtaatgtaactggattacttttggattactccaaaattgagtatgctcatgaagacaaaataaaaataaatattaccacaatatatattctgtacaatgtgcccctgctatttgcgggtgatagcgacccgggcagcctacaaatagcaaaaatccttgtgtaattaaaaagcatgtaggctattgattgactgattgattgattaattgattgattgaaggccatttGCTGTTtgcgaactgtcactgaaagcaaacacagctcacagtttgatagatagatagatagatagatagatagatagatagatagatagatagatagatagatagatagatagatggatggatggatggatggatggatggatggatggatggatagatagatagatccaatgaagatgatgatgcgtgacatcaactgcaaaatgaacttttatcccagtcacaagtttagccgtgtatatgttgtgcaagatgtttaaatagtaaaattggtgggaggaagatttgtttggaaggtgtaactcacattatggttgtaggctagcgggctagctagcaagaagctacagcgcgtagcatgccgctggactcttagctcaaactttcgctccgagtaaattccagtgaataccggacgccatttcctcctcccgtccgtgaagctttttcaaactgcccgcgtgtggaggacacgactagttagttcgttcgttcccgacatgtagcaacggtcctaCTCACGCGGGCGTGCActtgctctctctcgctctgtctctcatcgtaattgtaatccctcgaagtaatccccatttttaataaatgtacctgtaacctgaatacatgttttttcctgtaactgtaatggaatactgttccattttttttcaatctgatTATGTaatggcggtacatgtattccgttactccccaagcctgcttaTAAAACATAAGATTGTCGGCCGTTTGACGTCCGAAGGGGCAAAATCGTGACAAAAACAGCCCGATTGTCTTTATGTGTGTACCAGACTTCAGCAGATTTCTTCCTTTAGGGCTAAAATCTTTGTGTCTGGCTGTCTTGCAAGTCATAATAGTGTTGCTGCTTGCGCATGACTCACCTATCTCTGCTCACACCTTCAGAGTCCACAACTTGAACCTCTCAAAGAAGATACACTGGCTGGGACATATAAATCGGTGAGTTAGCCTGCTCACTGGCTGGATGTTTTTAAACGATACTAAAAGTAACAATATTTTCATCAATTTGACCTTCCAATTACAACCATGCTGCCGTGTGATGTGACAATGAGAATATTTGCTGTTGCCAAGGCAAACTCATATTACGATTATTAAGTCACTCACCTTCTgtgttgcagtttttttttttttcgtcagcCGCACTGTGTCACATGTCAAGGAGCGCACACGAGTCACTACCAGATGtaatttactgtcaaactaccGCTACCTAAATGCTAGATACAGTAAACTCCAGACATGCTAATAAAAATCAGCACTGATGTTAAATTATATAGcgtcaatacacacacacacagcagttcAGGGTGTTGTGTATAATTATGCTAGTTTTTTTGCTTGCTCGCATCTAGAACATTCTCCTGGTCCAAAGACAAATGTCAGTGAAGGAGTGTGATGTGGACCGGTTCCAGCAAGCTCTGAAGATCTACACCGAGGCCAGCAGCGGACAGCAAAACAACCTGCAGTCAGTCCCTTTGTCGACTTTCTTACCTCGCTTTTAACACGGCAGTCTTTCCTCACTTGTCTTTCTCCTCCTTCAAGTATTTCTGTCCAGAACCTGCCTGACAGATCGTGCTTCATCATGTACGAATTTTGGCAGGATCGTCTCTCCTGGATGAGGTGAGGAGCAAAAAGGTGTTATAAATGTCAAATGTGAAGTGCAAAAAGAGGGGGGGTCTTTTCAAAGAGAAATGCAATACATCTCTTCGGCGTCTTCCCTCATAGCTTCCTGCAGTCGTCCATCAGCAAGACGTTCCAGCGCTGCATTATCGACTCGCTGGAGGAGCAAGAGATCGTCTCCACCATGCTCCTCCCAGGTAatccaaaacaatgacaaatatttaCGTGGACAGCAACCTTAAGCAAAGGGACATAGAAAGTCACTGtatgtcactggcatagatagaagaacaaatgtgtttttgtagcAAATAGATAATAATTGTTGGACCAATTCAGTTCAATTAAATAATTCTAttaatgccattgacggctgccattgacggctatagatgtcaaaaattcattttaacaatttctattagtttaacatttttttccacttttgttaacaataatatgaaaacctagggaataaaatattggacatttagaacagatatgaaatttgtgattaatcatgagttagtgaagtcacgcgattaattacgattacaaaattgaatcgcctgatgcccctaatttttaatattgttttttttttaataatctttttttttttttacttttttaattattaatcttttcttttaaaaaataatatatatatatatatatatatatatatatatattttttttaagaaaaaaaagaaaagattattaaaaattaggggtgtcaggcaattaaaatttttaatcgcatgacttctctagttaactcacgattaatcacaaatgttatatctgttctaagtgtacaataaaaaaaagttcttggttttcatgcttttgttacaaaagtgggaaaaaatgttaaactaatggaaatagttcaaattaatttttttacgtcgatagccgtcaatggcagtgaaatagTTAACAAAAGCATGTCAAAGACATGTTGGAGACATGTGAACTATTTGAAgttatttcaaatattacaaATGATATCGTTGTCTTTATCAGCTTCCTGGTGGATTATGAACAACAACTGACGGCACAAGGCTTCTTCAGATCAGCACGAATGAAATAAGGGgattattgttgtttgttgttgcacTTTTCTGTAAATTCTGATTTCCCATAAGGCATAATGGCCGGAAGAGAGGTTCAAggtacaaaaaacaaagaaagagaagaacTTGAATAGAATGCAATGCAATATTCCATGGAGCGATCAGTATCTGTGCTGATGTTGATGTGGCACTTTTCTTACTCCTGATTTAATAGAAGCACAAAATATtgggagggggaaaaagaaTAGCATGATTTTCTTATACTGTACCTATCGTTCTCATCTTACAATTTAAGTAGACAAAATGTCAATGCATCAAAAACAGACCATTCATGACTTTCCCCGCACAATACAGGCAACAACAGAAAGAGTAAATGACGCATTAACTTAATAATTtccttttgtcctctttgtgaTGTTGTGCGCTATTGTCTCCTTCACTAACTCGCATCGTCCTGCTGGTGGGGGAAGTAAAACATCCTCTGGTCTAGACTCAAGAATAGAAGTATGTAACCTGATATGTGATACTAAAATGGTCCAACTCTAAACATCTCTGTGTCACACTTGCACTTTAGTAAACCCGGACCTACCTGGACATTTATTGTagattgtaaatgtattttgaagaatttcaattgaaatagaaaatcATGAATGTCAAAGGTTAGTATTTGACATTTGCGTGTGCATCCATGCAGGCAGGAgaaacatacacaaaaatgtgttgtttataTTTTGGAGCAGGAAGTATTCTGTGTAATGACGCAAGACAACAAAAGTCTATCGTGTACAGTCGTCAGACGTAAATAGTATAGTTGAAGATACAACAAGTCCCTTGTACAGTGTAATGGTTGCTACTATTAAATGTGACTAACAAGCATTCTCACGGTGATGTGGCATAAAACAAGTAATGCACGGATTGTTCACTCAAAttgtccccccctccccctttagCAATAATGTGAGCTTGGTATATGTAATgtgttatatttgttttttggcaTGCAATAAAATTAATGACATGCACAAAATGTTTCACTGGTcactttatttgtctttaatggtactttgtttttttaatgatgcaATCGTGCAACActatagaaatacttcaaataaTCTATTTTAAGTCGGGCACATGCTTACtgttaaatatttacaatgatggataaaatgttaattttgacatactgccttttaaaacacattaatgGGCAAAAGGAATGCAAACGACATAGTTCAGaggtcgtaaaaaaaaatcccaatggcATTTAGTGTGTGCACAAAGTAGTAGATCCTTTTAATTGGTGTTAGGATTATGCAAGGGCATCTAAAAGGTTTGAGAATGAGTCTGTTTTAACTGGAGCTGTAGCTTTAATAACAAAGATTATAATTAAGATTAACAAGTAGTATGAAGATGTAACAAAAGTGGGAGGAGAGTAGTCTGAATTGGGTTCTGGAGTCGTGCTCCACCTCATACATCGAACTCATCTGCCAGCCGCGAGTCGTTCCAAGTCAAGTGTGCGCCACATCCACTAGGAACGCTGGGAAAGAGCGTcctctagcttctcctgctACGACAGCACATTGACCAGTATTTTCTGTTGGCTCGCTCACCCGTGTCAGGTGACGCCCTGCAAGGACGGCAATTGGCTCTTGTCTCAGACCTTCCCCGAGGTGATTGGTGGAGTGACGAGCACTCAGCACGTGACCTCTACAATGAGCTTCCTCCCACGGAAGTGACGAAGGCTGGCCATCTGTATTTATAACAGGCGTACGCAGCAATGCTTTTCTACTACGGTACTGTATTGTTTGTGTCCATCCAATATTATTGTAATAATCATTGTATCTTATGTTTATGTATGTCTCTCTTGTTGTGTACActtgtcttattttttaatcgtaatacTAAATACAGTACTAAGAAGTTGTCGATGTTACAATGCATGCTGGGAATTATGAGCACGTTGGACCAGTACACaattaaatagtaaaaatacattcattatATTATACATTGTATTTTATCCTAAAACGAATGGcgtgttttttttatcctgtttacacaatacacaaatataaaatagaCATTATTCACACTATTCCACgagtgtgtattattattattattattattagtagtagtagtagtatattaaattaatttactgAGTGCATTTATACTATATTTTCACAGGAAAAGAGTAACATCTAAGGGCTTCTTCACTCTTTGACTCTTAACAATACACAGCATACAGATTGGTGAAGATGCCTCATTCATCATCATTTGGTGTAAGTGTAACACTCGAAAGTCAGAGCTCTGTACATAGTCTGAACATTGAATGTATCTgtccattattttaaaaaaaatatttgaatagaATTTGCTGACTTAGTGGTGGAAACTATGAAGTGCCATATGTGCATAATACTGTGAATTCTTTCAGCCAAGGCAGCCGCTACACAAAGCTTGTCTTTTGTTGTCCTTAATTACTAACTACTCTGTACTTGTGCGTTACTTATTTATCATATTTCTGCAGATAAAGTCTCACTGAAtttcaaaatgatttcattAAAATTCATTAATTCAAGTCAGTTGCATGCACCTTATTGTATTATAAAACCACATCATATAGTTAACTGTAAACACAAACCAATGCATCAGGAAAATACTATCTCGCCTCCTATAAATGTTTCTAATTTTATGTTTAGAATATGAGTGAACCAAGATATGTGTTTTTCTCATGTGCATGCGTGGTTATGGCTAAAATTGTCACCACAATGACGATTATCGAAAAAATTACATACGTTGCTTTTGGTGCCTACCTGCTTTTGGGgtatacagtttaaaaaaaataaaaaccctgaaacagtttgcAGCCACAGGTTCTtttactcaacaggtggagacgagcTCTTTTACCTGctagttgagtagaagcacccgGTGACTAAAGCCATTCTcgggacctggattccccaaccctggttgTCATTCGTATCGATCATCTCACTGACCTACATTAGTTTTTTCCAGATCTGCCACCTTCAAAATGGCGGACGCGCTGACGTATTGAGGCAATGCGCTGAGGCGCCCCATGCGAGGTTTGAATATACGGATATAGGCCAACAATGAGGCGTCTTTGTATGCAGTATTTAactttatactgtactgtaatgagTTCAGGTGCTATGTATATGTTGACAATGGCAAACACCCCTCACGGAAAACCGAAAAAGTAGTGTCTGatttcccacaatgcatttcGGTCAATTTTGAGCTCTGCGTTTTACTACGTCTCTTTCAAAGCTGtcggcatttttttttgggcaattaaAAGTCACATTTGATTCGGTTTGTTTCTTCAGTTGTTATTTGACTTTCATAATCCAAGTAGTTCATGAAGGACCGCGAGTAAAATTAGTCTTGATTTGCCGTTCTATTTGTACTTATCGCCCCCCCTGTTTATCATCCGGGCATTCAGAAGGCTTGCACTCTGAGCTACTAGCAGAGAACATAGTTTCTCATCGATATGCTCAGGGGAAAGTCCCCGGACACGCAGCAGAAAGTGCACCGCGTAAAGCGGCAGTTGGCTCGATACGTTGAATCAGCGAAGACGTTCGGAAAGAACTGAGCTTAGCAAAGTCGAGCCGACCTTGTCACCTTTCATAGGAATGCAAGAGTGCTACTATGCATTGACTGAACGGGGCTTAATCTCCGaatgcacattttaaatgtcacattACAACAACATTCTTTTGTGCTCATGTCTGTTACTTGAAAATGATTCTCAttacgtaataataataataataataataacgtacACCATATTTATCAATTGAAATCTAcaagacaaacaaaatgaatatgtttaataatattgtttattttactaacATTTTAATCTCATTTACATTAAATCAGTTAACAAGATCACAAACAGGTGTGTGGCTGCAAAGAAGTACCTACCAATTTTTAAGTgcaagtactgtatatacaaacaTGAATAGTATGAATATTATTTAGACTGTTATCTTTTCCCTTCAGAACTGGTGTCTTGAAAAAGATATGTGTTGTCTGTTTTGTGATCAGTGTGAGACACAAAGAGGTAGAGCAAGGTGAGttttatggaggtaaatatggtgcaaaactaacttgtaaaaaaagtctaaatttgtatctgtaaaagtcgtgatttgtacctgtaaaaaaaatgtgtacctgtaaaaaaaaaaattgtatctgtaataaaaaatgtgtatgtgtaaaaaaaaattgtatctgtaaaaacaaatttgtacctgtaaaagtcatgatttgtacctgtacaaaaaaaaattgtacctgtacctgtagttttgcaccaaatagcgatatatttggtgcaaaactcacgtcacgggacagcagcagaaaaaccacttgtgactcctagcggcgacttctttgactacaagttgtcatttctacaagtacaaatcacaacttttacagatacaaatttacactttcagtacaggtacaatttttttttgtacaggtacaaatcatgacttttacatgtacaaatttgtttttacagatacaatttttttttac
This window harbors:
- the LOC144063971 gene encoding N-terminal EF-hand calcium-binding protein 1-like — translated: MLACTEMITMCLQSAKLQHLSKQQQECDHNHNHNRTASLFHDIFRRADKNDDGKLSLEEFQSYFSDGVLTDEQMQELYRSIDRQNADNMDIDKLSEYFSPHVGEYINVLSALEKLNVAILKAMDKTKEEYQGSSVLGQFVTRFLLRETSTQLQSLQSSLDCAMEAVHDQGCTGRRSVKKPEDLPIQRLSKRPGRRIQKNMCLSPTDPYSGMLTTGVSVESDYHWGSQVDQLEQLLDKLECESPQLEPLKEDTLAGTYKSNILLVQRQMSVKECDVDRFQQALKIYTEASSGQQNNLHISVQNLPDRSCFIMYEFWQDRLSWMSFLQSSISKTFQRCIIDSLEEQEIVSTMLLPASWWIMNNN